Within Bacteroidota bacterium, the genomic segment TATCTGTTGCGCTAATTCAATAGCTTTTTTTAATGCCGCTAATTTATTGTTCACTTCCTGTAATTCATTTTCTTCGGTGCTTGCAATCACCACACCTGCTCCGGCACGATAAAACAGTTTATTGTTTTTACTTAAGAACGAACGGATAATGATCGCGTGATTAATATCCCCGTTGAAACCCATAAAACCGATTGCTCCGCCGTAATAACCACGGCTGTCG encodes:
- a CDS encoding chorismate-binding protein; the encoded protein is DSRGYYGGAIGFMGFNGDINHAIIIRSFLSKNNKLFYRAGAGVVIASTEENELQEVNNKLAALKKAIELAQQI